One window of Aspergillus oryzae RIB40 DNA, chromosome 3 genomic DNA carries:
- a CDS encoding uncharacterized protein (predicted protein) has translation MMKDTLSFARLALLLFGFVVIPTQAIVGGIATTNSISIGAVYTQGLFGSQYACAGTFVSSNKFLTAADCVLGHSPRDISIKWGASNRLNEPSSSPPTLVTIHPDYNELTGDANVAVLTLKTSTTGPSHATLAKESSIQTGDALTLYGWGLTGLEGLSTRFPAELHMVEVPALSTSECRSEGIDIGAGQFCDQSDSGKGFCIGDHGGPVVDSSGTVVGIISGRENCGLAL, from the exons ATGATGAAAGATACTCTCTCTTTCGCACGTCTCGCACTTTTgctcttcggcttcgtcgTTATACCTACCCAGGCTATTGTGGGGGGTATTGCTACAACCAACTCTATCTCTATCGGTGCAGTTTACACCCAAGGCCTATTCGGCAGTCAATATGCCTGCGCTGGAACCTTTGTCTCTTCGAACAAATTTCTCACGGCCGCAGATTGTGTTTTGGGCCATTCTCCAAGAGACATAAGCATTAAATGGGGTGCTTCAAACCGCCTCAACGAACCATCTTCAAGTCCTCCAACGTTGGTCACGATCCACCCTGACTATAACGAGTTGACCGGGGACGCAAATGTGGCAGTTCTTACTCTAAAAACATCTACAACAGGGCCCTCCCACGCGACACTGGCCAAGGAGTCTTCTATCCAAACTGGGGATGCTTTGACGTTATACGGTTGGGGCCTTACCGGCCTTGAAGGCCTCTCCACTAGATTCCCGGCAGAATTGCACATGGTTGAAGTGCCGGCTTTGTCAACATCCGAATGCCGTTCAGAAGGAATTGATATAGGTGCCGGGCAATTTTGCGATCAGTCAGATTCTGGCAAAGGATTTTGTATCGGCGATCATGGCGGACCGGTGGTGGATTCATCTGGAACGGTTGTTGGTATTATATCCGGCCGGGAAAATTGTGGGCTTG CCCTCTGA
- a CDS encoding questin oxidase family protein (predicted protein), protein MPHMLGSAYLLGYPCEKLIEMYQNESPQLKSLNDGLIRTGITKDNWRQFLGKKKYTAAYTTFFDQELANTQNDWKELVNEYLFTPPQPLINGFIGGLGHAFIHLAYAYEFSHPQIATEALSLGCTDRDPIHHYLDTPYPDTSTYKTTSAKEILHRVHTDIRFSSLFSVPGFINIATTFAHAEHALLEHWNAWDIVNPAKQFRDVVDLAGLLLIGSRNGEGEYDFFLAHLLTVGHALRVLLPSFPWGYRVGVLRQFWLFVLYVYVAQLRPGVGDGEDVSGVELRGRDWGWVYGRCLEGEFWGDAHVVKVVRAFRMLEEWKNEKDGWCLRAAVSFLEGFRGWTGFGIGVESVEVEE, encoded by the exons ATGCCGCAT ATGCTCGGATCAGCCTATCTACTAGGATACCCATGCGAGAAGTTGATCGAGATGTATCAAAACGAGTCTCCTCAGCTCAAAAGCCTCAACGACGGACTGATCCGTACAGGAATTACAAAGGATAACTGGAGACAATTCCTAGGGAAAAAGAA ATACACAGCCGCATACACCACCTTCTTCGACCAAGAACTAGCCAACACCCAAAATGACTGGAAAGAACTCGTAAACGAGTACCTTTTCACCCCGCCCCAACCCCTAATCAACGGCTTCATCGGCGGCC TCGGCCACGCATTCATCCACCTCGCCTACGCCTACGAATTCTCCCACCCTCAAATCGCAACCGAAGCCCTTAGTCTCGGCTGCACAGACCGCGACCCAATCCACCACTACCTCGACACCCCATACCCAGACACATCCACCTACAAAACAACCTCCGCAAAAGAAATCCTCCACCGCGTACACACCGACATCcgcttctccagcctcttctCCGTCCCAGGCTTCATAAACATCGCGACTACCTTCGCACACGCAGAGCACGCCCTCCTCGAGCACTGGAATGCGTGGGATATCGTCAACCCTGCAAAACAATTCAGGGATGTAGTCGACCTTGCGGGGCTTCTGCTCATCGGGTCCCGGAACGGGGAGGGTGAGTATGACTTTTTCCTAGCGCATTTGTTGACCGTGGGGCATGCTTTGAGGGTTCTTTTGCCTTCGTTTCCCTGGGGCTATAGGGTGGGGGTGTTGAGGCAgttttggttgtttgttctttATGTTTATGTTGCGCAGTTGAGGCCTGgggttggggatggggaagatGTGTCAGGGGTTGAGCTGCGGGGGAGGGATTGGGGGTGGGTTTATGGGAGGTGCTTGGAGGGGGAGTTTTGGGGTGATGCACATGTGGTTAAGGTTGTGAGGGCGTTTAGGATGttggaggagtggaagaatgagaaggatggatggtGTTTGAGGGCTGCGGTGAGTTTTTTGGAGGGATTTCGAGGTTGGACTGGCTTTGGGATTGGGGTGGAGAgtgttgaggttgaggagtgA
- a CDS encoding DUF1772 domain-containing protein (predicted protein), whose amino-acid sequence MSTYPTAFCAAQVVGLTGAAWLSGKILSLSTITVPALIQSTREDRLPLDAAVKLWRNLYNRGKSQAPPIAAATSAAFLYCAWAVRASTTLAPLAPTHSSSLYCVAAALTLGIVPYTLGMMLGTNNKLMDLANSGRVVDEKSSVEVESLLSRWLKLNAGRGLLPLVGGLVALTAAIPWPLEMI is encoded by the exons ATGAGCACATATCCAACTGCATTTTGCGCCGCCCAAGTCGTGGGCTTGACTGGTGCCGCCTGGCTTTCTG GCAAAATCCTCTCCTTGAGCACAATCACTGTGCCCGCGCTTATACAATCGACACGCGAAGATAGATTGCCGCTCGACGCTGCTGTCAAATTATGGCGGAACCTGTATAACAGAGGCAAAAGCCAAGCTCCTCCTATCGCCGCTGCCACCTCCGCAGCGTTTCTCTATTGTGCCTGGGCCGTTCGCGCTAGTACGACGCTAGCCCCGTTGGCCCCGACTCATAGCTCTTCTTTGTACTGTGTTGCAGCGGCTTTGACACTGGGTATCGTACCATACACCCTTGGCATGATGCTTGGTACCAACAACAAGTTGATGGACCTCGCCAACTCGGGTCGGGTGGTAGATGAGAAGTCGAGCGTGGAAGTCGAGTCATTGTTGTCCCGGTGGCTGAAGCTCAACGCCGGTCGGGGATTGTTACCGCTGGTGGGTGGCCTTGTTGCTCTTACTGCAGCTATTCCTTGGCCACTGGAGATGATTTAA
- a CDS encoding uncharacterized protein (predicted protein), translating to MASTDTQLSLKPHHHVVKIEGAREDSENHGEDLISQLKSIPSDITALRIEEDAPSDKEWAILGSHFTDIQSLELESGFNEDLNDKELPLHWPLKRCQISSACGEVTRTPHIRQGRVSHLILLLTSGIRFEGPTSSELSKAHSQAIARGEEKADFITVKEGTPEERQIQITSIPELASKWMINKYEAPKTSFPCLGGTRQTEFPLARIKRCLGRGLTVDTNTRGPVFAFWWEFTLHKNLFIHLQRYIYRRTEQTIFMVE from the exons ATGGCCTCAACAGACACCCAGCTAAGCCTGAAACCACATCATCATGTAGTCAAAATTGAAGGCGCCCGCGAAGACAGCGAAAACCACGGTGAAGATCTCATCTCCCAGCTGAAGTCCATCCCCTCCGATATAACAGCGCTCCGGATCGAAGAGGACGCCCCATCCGACAAGGAATGGGCCATTCTCGGCTCACACTTCACCGACATCCAGTCCTTGGAATTAGAGAGCGGATTTAACGAGGACCTCAATGACAAGGAATTGCCTCTGCATTGGCCCCTCAAGCGGTGCCAAATCTCCAGTGCCTGCGGGGAAGTCACTCGAACTCCGCATATACGGCAAGGCCGCGTGAGCCATCTCATCCTGTTGCTTACCTCCGGTATTCGCTTCGAAGGACCCACGTCGAGTGAGTTGAGTAAAGCACATTCCCAAGCGATTGCCCGGGGTGAAGAGAAAGCCGATTTCATCACTGTGAAAGAGGGCACTCCAGAGGAAAGGCAAATCCAAATCACATCGATCCCTGAGCTGGCCAGCAAATGGATGATTAATAAATACGAGG CTCCAAAAACTTCCTTTCCCTGTTTGGGCGGGACTAGGCAGACAGAATTCCCACTCGCGCGAATCAAAAGATGCCTCGGGCGCGGTCTTACGGTGGATACGAATACGAGGGGTCCGGTTTTTGCGTTTTGGTGGGAGTTTACCCTACATAAG AatcttttcattcatttaCAGAGATACATATACAGACGGACAGAACAGACAATATTCATGGTTGAGTGA
- a CDS encoding uncharacterized protein (predicted protein) — translation MYIVQSDGYAHLPEEQQNQGGVVGVIYMPAKEENRKMAFPGGGVWFPVGEGWEVSVTVRGGYRFMFKGRADGVSRVVEWEKRVAKGRSSSASEGSETNADWRFTLNIAELGLRRPCLATLTKQGLKVGGWDRAQREYLASSLRSGNEVEEDAALYTSVLTMGVYVAAQEGWLNQYL, via the coding sequence ATGTACATTGTCCAGAGCGATGGGTATGCGCATTTACCTGAGGAACAACAGAATCAGGGTGGTGTTGTCGGGGTGATTTATATGCcggccaaggaggagaatagGAAGATGGCGTTTCCCGGGGGTGGGGTGTGGTTTCCGGTTGGGGAGGGGTGGGAGGTTAGTGTTACTGTGAGGGGAGGGTATCGGTTTATGTTTAAGGGGAGGGCGGATGGAGTGAGTCGCGTTGTggaatgggagaagagggtggCTAAGGGGAGGTCGTCGTCGGCGTCGGAGGGGAGTGAGACGAATGCGGATTGGAGGTTTACGTTGAATATTGCTGAGCTGGGGCTGAGGAGGCCGTGCTTGGCGACGTTGACGAAGCAGGGTCTGAAGGTTGGGGGGTGGGATCGCGCACAGAGGGAGTATCTGGCGTCGTCATTACGAAGTGGGAatgaggtggaggaagatgcaGCGCTGTATACGTCTGTCTTGACGATGGGGGTCTATGTGGCAGCGCAAGAGGGTTGGTTGAATCAATATCTTTAA
- a CDS encoding flavin-containing monooxygenase (predicted flavoprotein involved in K+ transport) has product MALASKDRIEPGSFNVPVGAFPATCSSTGIDADKIASEVIRLLNTALGLKQPQQISKLFLEDGYWRDHLVLTWDFRTIKGQENITRFLQENPRLLQVEIDRSSAFKAPAIFPIDAFGDVTGVQFFIKVTTDAGSGKGVVRLAEKDGEWKIFTFFTSLLEIKGSEEKINHHRPVGVSHGEHHDRRNWQDRRTADFNYEGKSPTVLIVGAGQAGLTIAARLKMLDIDALIIDEEDRIGDNWRRRYHQLVLHDPVWFDHMPYLQFPANWPIFTPKDKLAEFFECYAKLLELNVWTKTKLQSTSWSDANNVWTIELQRQKEDGTVETRTFNPRHVIQATGHSGKKNLPEFKGVETFQGKRICHSSEFPGADPNSKGKKAVVVGSCNSGHDIAHDYFEKGYDVTMVQRSSTCVISSKSITDIGLKGLYEESAPPVEDADLFLWSIPSDLFKAQQKKVTAVQNQNDKATLDGLEKAGFKVDRGPDDAGLLIKYLQRGGGYYIDVGASQLIVDGKVKVKQGQEIAEVIPQGLRFADGSELEADEIIFATGYQNMRTQARIIFGDEVADRIQSVWGYNEEGEMRTIWQRSGHPGFWFMGGNLALCRYYSRLLALQIKGVELGLNH; this is encoded by the exons ATGGCCCTCGCTTCAAAAGACAGAATCGAGCCCGGCTCCTTCAACGTCCCCGTGGGAGCGTTTCCCGCAACATGCTCGTCAACTGGCATTGACGCTGACAAGATCGCGTCGGAGGTGATACGACTGCTGAACACGGCGTTGGGACTGAAGCAACCCCAGCAGATCTCGAAACTAttccttgaagatggttACTGGCGAGACCATCTCGTTCTGACATGGGACTTCCGCACCATCAAGGGCCAAGAGAACATCACCAGGTTCCTCCAGGAAAATCCCCGTTTGCTACAAGTAGAAATTGACCGGTCGTCCGCCTTCAAGGCACCTGCTATTTTCCCTATCGATGCCTTTGGCGACGTCACCGGAGTTCAGTTTTTCATTAAGGTCACTACCGACGCGGGAAGTGGAAAGGGTGTTGTCCGACTGGCCGAGAAGGACGGCGAGTGGAAGattttcaccttcttcacGTCACTGTTGGAGATCAAGGGAAGTGAGGAAAAGATTAACCATCACCGGCCCGTGGGCGTATCGCATGGGGAGCATCATGATAGGCGGAATTGGCAGGATAGACGGACCGCCGATTTCAACTATGAAGGGAAGAGCCCGACGGTATTGATCGTTG GTGCTGGCCAAGCTGGACTGACAATCGCCGCCCGTCTGAAAATGCTCGACATCGATGCTCTGATtattgacgaagaagatcgcATCGGAGATAACTGGCGTAGGCGGTATCACCAGCTGGTTCTGCATGACCCTGTATGGTTCGACCATATGCCCTACCTTCAGTTCCCGGCAAACTGGCCCATCTTCACGCCTAAGGACAAACTCGCGGAGTTCTTTGAATGCTATGCCAAGCTTCTTGAACTGAATGTGTGGACTAAAACCAAGCTTCAGTCTACCTCCTGGAGCGACGCAAACAACGTATGGACCATCGAGCTCCAACGACAGAAGGAAGACGGCACAGTCGAGACTCGTACCTTCAATCCACGTCATGTTATCCAGGCGACTGGTCACTCGGGTAAGAAAAACCTGCCTGAATTCAAGGGCGTTGAGACTTTCCAGGGGAAGCGCATCTGCCACAGTTCTGAGTTCCCCGGTGCGGACCCCAACAGCAAAGGCAAGAAGGCAGTTGTGGTCGGATCCTGCAACTCGGGTCATGACATTGCACATGACTATTTCGAGAAGGGATACGACGTAACTATGGTCCAGCGTAGTTCAACATGTGTCATCTCTTCCAAATCCATCACCGATATAGGGCTCAAGGGCCTGTACGAGGAGAGTGCCCCACCGGTTGAAGATGCCGACTTGTTCCTGTGGAGCATTCCGTCGGACCTGTTCAAGgcgcagcagaagaaggtcaccGCGGTCCAAAACCAGAACGACAAGGCGACTCTGGACGGATTGGAGAAGGCGGGCTTCAAAGTGGACCGTGGACCGGATGATGCGGGTCTACTGATCAAGTACCTCCAGCGCGGTGGCGGTTACTACATCGACGTGGGGGCCAGTCAGCTCATCGTCGACGGTAAGGTCAAGGTTAAACAGGGACAGGAGATTGCCGAAGTTATTCCACAGGGATTGCGCTTCGCCGACGGCTCCGAGCTGGAGGCCGATGAGATCATTTTCGCGACGGGCTACCAGAACATGAGAACGCAGGCGCGCATCATCTTCGGCGACGAGGTGGCGGATCGCATCCAGAGTGTTTGGGGATATAATGAAGAAGGCGAGATGCGTACGATCTGGCAGCGCAGCGGACACCCCGGCTTCTGGTTCATGGGCGGCAATTTGGCGTTGTGTCGCTACTACTCGCGACTATTGGCATTGCAGATCAAGGGTGTGGAACTGGGTCTCAATCACTAA
- a CDS encoding uncharacterized protein (predicted protein), with amino-acid sequence MLSGFFWSALAMFYSRIRSVASTAAVTSLFTATVAQAGNCSSSVIPHPSIPGGQVLDLSAVPVSNYAYDESTLDFCNVTVTYTHPGKNDTIHATVWLPFTNWNHRLQGSGGGGFAMRSEDAVLAAAVAQNYTVLATDGGHDLNSQSSASWSLDASGNVNMALLEDFAYVALGDAATIGKQIATSFYGLAPRYSYWNGCSTGGRQGLMLAQRYPTAYDGIMAAAPAINWASFLVAEFWPQFVMNQLNAFPPTCVSDAITAAAIKACDDIDGVLDGVISAPDLCDFDPFTTVDTRVNCSGVSVRISKKDAEVANSAWEGFRSSEGSFLWYGLDKGTPLSMGASSLASTVCSTPFNCTGSPFAISSDWIRRFVLQDPSFDLTTLDHKALDRVFSLSKERYNDIISTDNPDLSAFKQAGGKMITWHGLSDTLIFPKGTEQYYKRVEEKDPSVRDFYRFFKAPGVHHCSGGVGPVPVDPLSQVVDWVENGVVPETVDALAADGRRRNLCQYPLVSVYKGGDVKDAASYRCEEGH; translated from the coding sequence ATGTTATCCGGTTTTTTTTGGTCAGCTCTTGCAATGTTTTACAGTAGAATACGGTCTGTGGCCTCAACGGCCGCCGTGACGAGCCTTTTCACAGCGACTGTCGCTCAGGCTGGGAATTGCTCATCATCTGTGATTCCCCATCCATCCATACCTGGAGGACAGGTACTGGATCTCTCTGCCGTTCCGGTATCGAATTATGCATACGATGAATCTACACTAGACTTCTGCAATGTGACGGTCACATATACCCACCCAGGGAAGAATGATACCATCCATGCCACAGTCTGGCTCCCCTTCACCAACTGGAACCACCGACTCCAGGGCTCCGGCGGAGGCGGATTCGCCATGAGATCTGAAGATGCCGTCCTTGCGGCAGCTGTGGCCCAGAACTATACGGTCCTAGCCACGGACGGAGGCCACGACTTGAACTCGCAGAGTTCAGCATCATGGTCCCTGGACGCTTCAGGAAATGTGAACATGGCGTTACTAGAGGACTTCGCCTACGTCGCTCTCGGCGACGCCGCGACTATCGGCAAACAGATCGCCACCAGTTTCTATGGTCTTGCTCCGCGATACTCATACTGGAATGGGTGCTCGACAGGCGGTAGACAGGGTCTGATGCTCGCACAGCGATATCCAACCGCGTACGACGGTATCATGGCTGCTGCTCCAGCAATTAATTGGGCCAGTTTTCTGGTCGCAGAGTTCTGGCCCCAGTTTGTCATGAATCAGCTTAACGCTTTTCCTCCAACTTGTGTCTCGGATGCTATTACTGCTGCGGCGATTAAGGCGTGCGATGATATCGACGGAGTTCTGGACGGGGTGATTTCTGCGCCCGACTTGTGTGATTTCGATCCATTTACTACGGTTGACACGAGGGTAAATTGTAGTGGAGTCAGTGTGAGAATCTCCAAGAAGGATGCTGAGGTGGCCAACAGTGCATGGGAAGGATTCAGGTCTTCTGAGGGCTCGTTTCTATGGTACGGACTTGATAAGGGCACGCCCCTGTCGATGGGCGCATCGAGTCTCGCGAGCACCGTATGCTCGACACCGTTCAACTGCACCGGCTCTCCGTTTGCAATCTCTTCAGACTGGATCCGCCGGTTTGTCCTGCAAGATCCATCCTTCGACCTCACCACGCTGGATCACAAAGCTCTCGATAGGgtattctctctttctaaGGAAAGATACAACGACATAATCAGCACCGATAATCCAGACCTCTCCGCCTTCAAACAGGCAGGTGGAAAGATGATAACCTGGCATGGGCTCTCTGACACATTGATCTTCCCCAAGGGCACAGAACAATACTACAAaagggtggaagagaaggaccCATCCGTGCGAGACTTTTACCGCTTTTTCAAAGCCCCAGGGGTACATCATTGTTCTGGTGGTGTGGGGCCTGTCCCCGTTGATCCGTTGAGCCAGGTGGTAGATTGGGTGGAAAATGGCGTCGTGCCTGAGACTGTTGATGCTCTGGCTGCTGATGGACGGAGAAGAAACTTGTGTCAATATCCGCTCGTTTCGGTGTATAAGGGTGGCGATGTTAAGGATGCAGCGAGTTATCGGTGTGAAGAAGGTCATTAG